The Oscillatoria acuminata PCC 6304 genomic interval TTCCAGGCCGGTTCCGACTAAGGGTCGCTCTGGCAGTAACAGCGGCACGGCTTGCCGCTGCATATTAGAACCCATCAGGGCGCGGTTGGCGTCATCATGTTCCAGGAAAGGAATTAGAGAGGTTGCCACGGAGATAATCTGCACGGGAGATACCGCCACATAGTCCACCTGATCGGGTGTAGTGGTGGTGAAATCTTGGCGATAGCGCACCGGGACGGTTTCACCCTGGATATAGCCGCCTTCATCGACGGTAATATCCCCAGGGGCAACCCGCAGGTCATCTTCCTCATCGGCAGTCATAAACAGGGCTCCCCGTTCCCGCAAGACCCGACCGTTTTCTACGGGATAAAATGGGGTTTCGATAAATCCGTAGGGGTTGACGCGGGCGTGAGTGGCCAAGGAACCAATTAATCCGGCGTTGGGACCTTCTGGAGTCTCGATCGGGCAGATCCGTCCATAGTGGGAGGGGTGAATATCCCGGACGGCAAATCCCGCCCGTTCCCGAGTTAAACCACCGGGACCGAGGGCGCTCAAGCGGCGTTTGTGGGTCAGTTCCGCTAAGGGGTTGGTCTGATCCATAAACTGGGAAAGCTGGGAAGACCCAAAGAATTCCTTGATGGCGGCGACGAGGGGTTTGGGGTTGACCAAGGAGGCGGGGGTCAGGGAATCGGCATCAGAAACGGTCATCCGTTCCCGGATGATGCGTTCTAAGCGGTTGAGCCCGACTCGGACTTGGTTTTGCAAGAGTTCGCCAACCGATCGCACCCGACGATTGCCTAAGTGGTCAATGTCGTCGCTTTGTCCCACGTCGAATTCCAGGTTAATCAGGTAATCGATCGCCGTGAGAATATCCTGGGGCGTCAGGACCCGGACGTTATCGGGTACAGACAGACGCAATTTTTTATTTAGCTTATAGCGGCCCACCCGTCCCAAATCGTACCGTTTCGGGTCAAAGAAGCGCGATTCCAGGAGTTGGCTGCCTCCGGATACTGTGGGGGGTTCCCCGGGACGCAGCTTTTTGTAAAGCTCCATCAGGGCTTCTTCTTCTGTGAATTCCCCTTCTTTTTCAATGGTTTTCTGAAAATATTCCGGGTGACGCAGGGCATCGAAAATTTCGTTGTTGGTAAGTCCCAGGGCCTTAAGCAGCACTTGGGCGCTCAATTTACGGGTTTTGTCAATGCGGACCCAGACTAAATCATTTTTGTCCGTCTCAAATTTCAGCCATGCCCCCCGGTTGGGAATCAAGCTGGCATTGTAGGTGCGGCGACCATTTTTGTCGGTCTCGGATTTGTAGTAAACTCCGGGAGAACGGACAATTTGGTTAACGATGACTCGTTCGGCCCCGTTAATGATGAAGGTTCCCCGTTCGGTCATTAAGGGCAGGTCGCCGATGAAGACTTCTTGCTCTTTGATTTCGCCGGTTTCTTTGTTGATGAGTCGGGTGGGGACATACATTTGCACCGCGTAGGTACTGTCCCGGCGTTTTGCGTCATCGACATCGTATTTCGGACGCTTGAGTTTGTAGTCCTTCCCTATAAAATGTAATTCTAGTTTTCCCGTATAGTCAGTGATGGGGGAAAAGCTGTCGAGTTCTTCAATCAGTCCTAATTCAAGAAACCAACGGAAACTCGCCCTTTGAATCTCGACGAGATCGGGGAGGGTAAATGCCGTTGCTGCTGGGTAGGTCGGATTATTCATTTGTGTCGATCGCCTCTACGCTGTGAATTCTACGCAAGTTAGGGAAGGAGAAAATAAAGACCTGTGACGGAAGAATGAAGGGATGCATATTGAGCGTTCATCCTTCGTCCCTCGGGTGCTTTTGTTTCAAAGAGTGCTTGTTCGGTGACGCAGTTTGGTTTAAACTCCCGTTTGGGCTGGGCACAGTTCTCGGGTCAAAGATAGGTTTTTTTCTAGCAACTTTATGGGTCTCCCAATCAACGATTTAAGCTATCCATCAAGGGATAGCTACTGCGGTGAAATTCAGAGTTAGGCAATTTTTGCATTTTTTTTCAGGTAACCCATTATTATAGCTTTGTTCGTTTTTAGCGTCAAGGAATGGTTTAGTTTTCGGGTGCGATCGCACAGGGGGGTGTTCTATTTTAAGGGTCAACTCATCTTAAGGGTGAGTTGAAAGAGGCGACAGGCATTTTCTGTGGTTTCGGCGGCTAAGGTTTCTAAGGAAACCCCGCGCAGGGTCGCCACTTGTTCCGCCACGTAGCGAACGTAGGCGGGTTCATTGCGTTTGCCGCGTTTGGGAACCGGGGCCAAAAATGGGCAGTCAGTTTCGACCAGGAGGCGATCGCTGGGAACCAGACGAGCGGACTCTTGAATGCTGTGAGCATTCTTGAAGGTGACAATCCCGCTAAAGCTAATATAGAAGCCTAAGTCGAGAAACCATTGGGTCTCTTCGGGAGTTCCGCCCCAACAATGCATGACCCCAGGAACGGGACCGCGATCGCGCCAGAAACTCTGCAATAGTTCAGCCATCTCCTCGGACGCATCCCGACAATGGATGATCACCGCCTTATTCAGCCCCTGGGCTATTTCTAGCTGGGCGATAAAGGCTTCTTGTTGCTGCTGTTTATTTTCGGCCTTATAAAAGTCTAGCCCAGTTTCTCCAATGGCGACCACTCGCGCCTCGGATGCCGCTAATTCTTCAATGCGATCGCCAAGCTGGGAGGACCATTGATGGGCCTCCAAAGGATGCAAACCGACGGCGAAGGAAATTTCCCCAAACCGATTGGCCAGTCCTTGAATGGTGCCAAATTCTTCAGGCGTGACGCAGGAATGCACAAGATGCACGACCCCGGCTTCATGCCAACGTTCGCGGACCGCCTCTAAATCGCGGTCAAACCGCTCAAAATTAATGTGAACGTGGGTATCTATCAATTGCATCGGAATCGACGCGCTCTTGGGATGGAAAGATTGACCCGAGCCAAGCCGCGAGGTTTCGCGTCTGTAACAAGGGCGTTAACGAGTAAAAATCAGCAGGGGCAATGGGGTTGGACTAGGGCTTTGCGGGCTTTTAGTCCAACCAACAAGGACGCCCTCGGTTTCCCGATGCCGTCCATGACTGCAACCCTACGGTGTGGGTCATCCCTACGAGGCAGACGATTGCGCCAATACCTGTTGTTTAACAACTCTGGCTAAATTGGATTTTTTGCGAGCGCCGTTGTTGGGATGAAGAACGCCGCGTTTTACTGCTTTGTCGATCTTGCTGTAAGCGGCATTGAGCCGGTTATGGATCTCTTCCTTCAACTCGGGTGTTGGATTACTGCCGTATTGCTCGGCAGAGGTTACACATTTCTTAATCAGGGTTCTGACCGCTGATTTGTAAGATTTGTTACGCAAGCGATTGCGTTCAGTGATTTGGACGCGCTTGATAGCAGACTTAATGTTAGCCACAGTCGATTAGCCCAGAACTCAATACGGGAACAATTTTGTTTGACGATTCTCCACCCTAAAGCAGGGGAGATTCTTGGGCTGAATGGGGCCTCCACTGAGAAATTCAGTTTCGGTCTTACCCGTTCATGTCTAGCCAGAACAGATGCTTTCACATCGTCCACTTAAAGGCTACTCCCCAAGCGTGACTTCGCGTGCGCCCCACGCTAGTGGATTTTTTCCGTGCTGACCGCAGGGTCTCCAAGTTTTTTACAGATAGTGACGGTTCGGCTTGCCAAGTTGCGGAATTAGGACGTTAACCCTGTTTCCTCGCGCCTTGGCTGGTCAGCGACCCAATAGATTTTAACACAGAAAGGAATTTTAACACATAAAGCAAGTTAAGGCGCAAGAGTTAGGCTCATTTTAGAAGAATGAGGGTTTTCCAGCGTCATATTTTTGAGAAAACACTATACCATCGAATCACGGAGAAAATGCATTTCCGTTGAAGAAAATCCAGGTTAAGCTAGAGAGGACGGGGACGGGTAAGCCAAAGCAAAAGCATCGGTAGTCGCGGTTGATGTGGCGAGCGACCCGTTCTCCTCAAGGGCAATACCTGTCGATTATCTCCTAACTCCATGCTGCGAATCATTACACAGCGGGCTGAGGCACAAGCTGAACTCCGGCGCATCTGCGATCGCACCCACGACGACCAAGTTGTCCATAAAGAGGCAACGGTTCGAGAAGTGCTCCAAGCGGTCAAACGCCAAGGCGATCGCTCACTCTTGCACTATACGGCTGAGTTCGACGGGCAATCCTTAAAGCCCGAAGACCTGCGCGTGAGCGGCTCTGAATTGGATGCCGCCTATCAGCAGGTGTCAAAAGAACTCCTAGATGCCATTGGCTTGGCAAAGCAGAACATTGAAGCGTTCCATCGTCAGCGGGTCCCCAAATCTTGGGTTCAATTTGGGGAAGATGAAGTGGTGCTGGGTAAACGTTATACCCCGGTTGATCGAGCGGGGCTTTACGTTCCGGGGGGGCGAGCCGCCTACCCCAGTACCGTGCTGATGAATGCAATTCCGGCTCGGGTGGCTGGGGTCCCCCGGATTGTGATTTGTACCCCTCCGGGACCGGAAAAAACCGTGAACCCAGCGGTCCTGGTGGCGGCCCAGGAAGCGGGAATCCAGGAAATTTATCGGGTGGGGGGCGCTCAGGCGATCGCTGCCCTAGCTTATGGTACGGAAACCATCCCTAAAGTGGATGTAATTACCGGCCCGGGTAATATTTATGTCACCCTGGCGAAAAAGCAAGTCTTTGGCACCGTGGGCATTGACTCCTTAGCCGGTCCCTCGGAAGTCCTGATTATTGCCGATTCCCAAGGCAATCCGGCTCATATCGCCACGGATTTACTGGCGCAAGCTGAACATGACCCCCTCGCCGCCGCCATTCTGATTACCACCGATGCTCAGATTGCTCGCAAGGTCGTCGCGCAAGTCGAGGACCAACTGATTGATCACCCACGCCGGACCCTCACCGAAAAGGCGATCGCCCATTACGGTGTGGTCATTGTGGTTGATTCCCTGCAAATTGCCGCCGAACTCTCCAACGAATTTGCCCCAGAACACCTAGAACTCGAAGTCAGCGACCCTTGGGATTTACTGGAGTATATTCGTCATGCTGGTGCCATCTTCCTCGGGAACTCCACCCCTGAAGCTGTCGGCGATTACCTCGCAGGCCCTAACCATACCCTTCCCACCTCGGGATCGGCTCGTTATGCCTCAGCTTTGGGGGTGGAAACCTTTATGAAACACTCCAGTTTGATTCAATATTCTCCCAAGGCACTCCAAAAGGTCGCCGGTGCGATTGATGTGCTCACGAAAGCCGAAGGTTTACCCTCTCATGGGGATTCGGTCCGCAAGCGCATCAAAGATGGCCCCTAGCTTTTGTTGTCGATGGTTTTCACTCAAACCCCAGGGGCGATCGCCTCTGGAGAAAAAGGACCATCGACTCTATATCCTTTAGATAATTTTCTGCCGACAGTGACAGGTCGGCTTTTTTATGGGATGAATCCCCCCCAATCCTAGGCGATCGCCCCAGATGTTCGGGCGATCGCCGAACCCTCCCCAGATGACCGGGCTCTTTAAAAAAATTCCAATTGTTTCGGACTAAGCATTCTCACTCTAATGCCGCTAAACTAAGCGTTGAGGCCATTTTCTCCAGGAAATATTTTTTCCCGTAGGATTGAAGCCGGTTGCCCAAACTTGAAGGTTGCGAATAGCGAATTAGGAGATCGGCATTGTGATTAGTACCATTCTTGTAGCACTTGATGGCTCCGACTTATCAGAGCAAGTCATTGCGACCTTGCATAATCTGAAGCTCGAAACCATGACTCAAGTCATTCTGGCTCATGTCATATCCCAGCCCACATCAGATTTGGATGTGTTGGCGGATAGACCCCAAGTCGAGACGGAAGATATCCCCTATCGGGTTATTGAAAAAAAACTTCAATCCTATCAAGAAAAAATTCCTTGTAACACGGAACTCGAAATTGTCACCGGAGATCCTGCCGAAGAAATTGTCCGCTTGGCTAATATTTATCACGCTGATTTAATTTTAATTGGCAGCCGAGGTTTAACCGGAATGAAGCGAATTTTACAGGGTTCTGTGAGTTCTCAAGTGGTAACGGATGCCTCTTGTTCTGTTCTAGTTGTTAAGCCAGTCTTATCGGTCAAAGGGAAATAAGAAACCGGATTTTTTCCCCAGAAACCCGGTTTCTAGGATGACTGAAACGAGGCTTTATGGGGAAACAGCCTTAGTCTGAGCGACAAACTCTCGCAGACGCAGTAAATTCATCGTATGGCTTAAATTCAGCGGGAGTAAAGAGACCCCTTCTAGGCGGGACTGTACCCAACCGTCCCCCCAGTACCATTCGTGGAATCCATCAATGCTGCCACTCAATAACAGTCGCAGACAATTTGGGTCAGCACGTTCTACTTGATGTCGAACCGCCAAGGGACCCACAGAAATGGTAAAGGTTGCACCGGAATGCAACTCTTCCGGCAGGGGTGTAGAGAAGCGTTGGGTCCATAACCATTGTTGGAGGCGATCGCGGCGTAGGAGACTGTCGCGAATCACTGTTTCTGGTGCATCGACTTCGATTCTCAGATGAGCTTGTTGAAAACTGCCTAACATAGTTGAGGTTGAGTGCCTGTGGTGGTTTTCCCTTTCAGTATGGCAGATGGCTTGATGTCATTGGTCATTGGTCGTTTGTCTTGGGATGGGGGGATGGGGGGAGAGATGGGGAATTTATAGACAAAAAAGCACAACTCCCTGGGTAGAGGGCTGCCTTAGTCAGAAGTAAAGACAAGCCAGCTCATGAACATCAGGGAGTTGTGGAGAATTCGGGGTTTAGTTAACCGTCATTGAGTTGCGATCGCAACTGTTCCAATTCATCATCCACAGCGGTTTTGGGAGCGCTGCTTTCTCCGGCGCTGGGGAGTTGACTTTGAGCCGGAGATGCGCCGGTGAGTTGAGCTTTCATGGCCGAAAGTTCATCATCCACATCACTTCCCGCCTCCAATTGCGCGAACTGATTTTCCAGATTCGTGCCGCCAATTTCATAAGCCGCTTGAGAGCGGGCTTCCATTTGCAACACCTTTTCTTCCATGCGCTCGAAGGCTGCCATTGAGCCACCCGTGTTGATTGAACCGAGGGTGTTTTGAAGCTGTTCGTTTGCTTTGGCTGCTTGCGCCCGAGCTTTGAGCATATTTTTCTTGGTTTTCGCTTCGGAAATCTTGCTTTCCAAACCGATTAAATTACGCTTGAGGTTATCCACCTGAGTTAACTGCCCATCGAGTTGGGCTTTTAACATGGCAGCGGTTTCAGCGTTGGATTTTTTGCGAACGAGGGCTTCGCGGGCGAGATTTTCATCCCCTTTTTGCAGGGCGAGTTGGGCACGACTTTGCCAGGTATTGGCTTCGTTGTTGGCTTGCTCGTACTGTTTCTGGGTGCGTTTTTGGTTGGCAATGGAGCTGGCGACGGCTTGGCGCAACTGCACCAAGTCTTCCTGCATATCGATAATAGATTGCTCTAGGACTTTTTCTGGGTCTTCTGCTTTGCTGACGATATCGTTAAGATTGGCTCTGACAACTCGGCTAATGCGATCGAACAATCCCATGATGCTATTTTTCCTTTTCGGGTTTACAAGGTAGGTTTTTATGGACAGGCTACGGGCCTGAGATCCCCTGGTTAAGGGAAGGGGTGGCAACGGTCCGCACCCATTCCATCTCCTTTGATGGTACTCGGTGTCAGCCGGAGACAGAAGGTGGCTGCGGCGATCGAATACCAGAAACTCTCTTGATGAATCTAGTGTAAAAACTTCATCCGCTTTCGGGCTACATCCCGATATATTTTTGGGTGGATGGACCCCCTGGACTATTGACTCTGAAGGCACTGCTTCAAGGGTCCCTGATTGAGTCAAGGGGAACGGGATAGGGGAACTCAGCGCCTTGAGAGTTTTTCTAAGTGGGTTTAATTCCTAGTTTAAAGGGTAAGGCTTAAAGTTTTGATAGCTCATCAGCGCTTGCCAATTCACCGAATTATCAAATTTGACGGGAAGCAACGGAACGGATTTCTGGCAACTTCACCCTAAATGGAGGGGGGAACTGGAGGCTGGCTAGTGGGAGGTTACGCCTTCAGGACCGATGGAGAATACACCCCGGATCAAGGGTTACTCGTCCATGCGATCGCGGAGTTTTTGGAGTTCTCCTTCTATTTCCGGATCTCGGGGAGCAGAGACGGGCTGAAGTTCAGGAAGAGAGAGATTACTCCCGCTGATTTGCGCTTTGAGTGCCGTTAATTCCTCATCCACCTCACCTCCAGATTCTAGGGAAGCAAATTTTTTTTCTAGGTCATCGCCACCGAGAGAGGCGACTGCCTCCGATCGCGCTTCGAGTTGCATGACTTTTTCTTCCATCTGCTCAAAAGCCGCCATTGCATTCCCAGTCCCGACATTCCCGAGCATCTCATTGAGTCGCTCGGATGCCTGGGCGGAGCGCGCACGGGCAATATAAAGGTCTTTTTTTGTCCTCGCTTCGACGATTTTACCTTCTAAAGCCCGCATATTTTGCTTAAGCTGTTCTACCACTCCGGTTTGTTGGTCAATCTGTGTTCTCATGCCTGTCGCCGTATCTTGGTAAGATTTACGACGGGTCAGGGCTTCGCGAGCGAGGTTCTCATCCCCCTTTTGCAAGGCCAACTGCGCCCGTCGATACCATTCATCGGCGGTAGACTGGGCTTGGCTGTACTGACGCTCAGTGCGTTTTTGGGTCGCGATCGCCTGAGCTACAGCTTGTCGCAGTTGGATTAAATCCTCCTGCATTTCAATCATTGTCTGTTCGAGAATCTTTTCGGGGTCTTCGGCTTTATTAATTAAACTATTAATATTGGCGCGAATCACCCTCATGATTCGGTCAAATAATCCCATAACGGACTCCATATAACTTGCATCGTGCCTTCTAGGTTGTCCCAGGTCCCGGGCTAAAATGTCAGGGTTTTCTTAAAAAGGCGATCGCCTTCTATCCCATGAGCGAGGGCTGGCATTTTTTGTCAAACCCCTTCCCCCATAGGGCGATCGCCAGATGTCTAGCCCTAACATTCTGCCTATTGCTGACCGGGTACGAATCCTAACCCTATGCTATCGCAGTCTCTAAGGCTGTGCAGTCTATCCCTTAAGGCCTATAAATTTGCCCGGTCATCCCTTGCTGCTTCATTTGTTCCACCATTGCTTGAGCTGAGGCTTGATCTTCAAAGGCTGCTACCTGAATCTTGACCCCAATTGGATACTCGCGCAGGTAAGCATCGGGTACGACTTCTCGCGCCTTCCATAGGCTCTCATCATTCTGATAATCCATCACCACATAATAAAACCCAGGCAATGATGCCGGACTCACCCCTGTATTCGGTGCTGCTGGTGCTGCTGGTGCTGCCGATGTTGCTGGTGCTGCCGATGTTGCTGGTGCTGCGGGTGTTGCTGGTGTTGCTGGTGCTGCTGGTGCTGCCGGTGCAGTTCCCCCATTCGGAGCGACAGTCGGGGCGGTTCCGGTGGCGGGTTGAGTCCCCGCAGGCTGGCTGGATCCGGCCAGATAGTCTGTGGTCAAATTGCTCAACCCAGGGGAAGTTGGGGCCGGAGTACCGGGGGCGGGGTTGGGAGTGACCGTTGGAGCGATCGCCCCAGCAGAGGCGGGGACAGACTCTTGAGGATTTGGTGCTGGAACTGCTACCGGCGATTTGTCCTCCAGGGTTCCGAGATTCCCTAAATCCAAAGGTTTAAACTGAGAATTGGTTAAATCCGGGGTTATTCTCTCGGCTTGATTATCTGAAGTTGGATCAGTTCCTAAGCTATTCACATTGCCACCTTGAGTTGCTTGAGTCCGCGTCCCTTCGTCCCCAGACTCTCCCATCTGAGTCACGACATAAACTAAGGTGGCACTGGCTGCGACAAATAACAGCATGGAACCAATTCCCAAGGGACTCAAAAAGCTATTTTGAGCCCGCGTTTTTCGTCTAGCGCGCAGTTCAGCCAGCTTTTTAGCATTGTCTCGATCTAAGCTGTTCACCAGTTTTTCTGAAGAGTCGAGATATTCATTGGGACCCCTGGGGTCCGTTCCCTCTGTCGGCCCCACCAATGCCCCAGGGCTTTCGGTAGATAAGCCCATCCCATTAGCGGTTGCGGGATGATCTCCCGAGGGGAGGTTGCCGTTGTCCCCAGATGTGGCGATCGCCGGCATATCCAAGGGCTGATTTTGACTCCCATTAACCCCAGCACTTGCCGTTTGTGCTGCATCAGGTCCGGGCATCGGTTTGAGGGCTTCAAATTTCAAGGTTTGAGCGCTGGGCAGTTCTAAGGCGGGAGACTGCTGGGGTGGCTTGCTACTGGGGGACAGGGTAATTAAATCCACTGGGTTTTTTTGAGGGGGGGTCAACCCATTCCCGGAGTAGGACGGTTGCACGGTATCACCCCGTTTTTGTCGTCGATATCGGGTTAATTCTGACTCTAGCTTGACGTCTAAACTTTCTAGCACGGCGGCTAATGCCGGTTTTAATCCTTGCTCTGGGGAAACTGGGGCGGGACTCGCCTTGGGGGACCGTTCGATCATGCCGTCTCTCCTGTGTGATTTCGTGATGATTTCGCCGGGTGGGTTGCTCCCTGAAGATGGGGAGTTTGACTGATTCTAGCCAATGCCCATCCCTATAATAGGAGGCATGGCAAGAGTCACCGACTGTACTGTTGCACCCAATTTTAAATGTTTCAGTTCAATTCACTTCAATGTTGAGTTTGACTCGATGGCTTTTAACTCTCTTGATCATATTTTAGGCGCTCTAGCGGCTCAGACCCTGGGACAGCAGCAACGGGAATATCAGCAATTGGTTGAGTCTTGGGCGATCGCAGTGGGGCCGAAGATTAGTCAACATACTCGTCCTTTGGCGGTGGAACGAGGGGTGCTGCGGGTGGCGACTTCTAGTGCAGCTTGGGCGCAAAACCTGATGTTTGAGCGCAGACGGATTCTGCAACGGTTGAATGTGGGACGCTCTGAGGCGATCGCAGATATTCGATTTTCTCCCAAGGATTGGTCTAAATCTGATGTGAAATGTCCAGATTTGGCAGATCAAGAAATACTTTGGCAGGATCATCCTTCTCGGCTGGCTCAGTTGAGTGCGGATGCCGAAATTCCCAAGGGTTCTGAGGCAGGACTGACGCCCTCTGTAGAGTTAAACCCTAAACGTAGAGGCGATTCGCCAATCGCCTCTACATTGAGGATGGATTCTCAAAATCGGCGTAAACCCGGTGAGGTTGAGAATGCTCAAGGGACTTTTGAGCGTTGGGCGCAACGAGTGCAAGCGCAGTCCCTGGGGTTGCCCCTTTGTCCCGATTGTGGTTGTCCCACGCCTCCAGGGGAACTCGATCGCTGGTCAGTTTGCGCCCTCTGTGCTCCCAAACAGTGGTCAGGGTAAGGGCGATCGTCGGTCTTTCGGGATTACCATACCCCCACCTCCATTACCCAGATCTCCCTCAAATCTCGGGAGCATCTCAATTTTGCCTAAAAACCGATCGGATCGGACCTCTCCCCGGCCCTCTCCTTTTAGGAGAGGGAGAATAAGAAAATTTTTTGATTGCTGGAGGGGAAAATAAATGTCTTTCTCCCCCTTCCCTCCTAGGGAAGGGGGCTGGGGGGTTAGGTCTCTTGAACAAATTAAGATCCCAGGGGAAAGAGGAAAATAAATGTCTTTCTCCCCCTTCCCTCCTAGGGAAGGGGGCTGGGGGGTTAGGTCTCTTGAACAAATTAAGATCCCAGGGGAAAGAGGAAAATAAATGTCTTTCTCCCCCTTCCCTCCTAGGGAAGGGGGCTGGGGGGTTAGGTCTCTTGAACAAATTAAGATCCCAGGGGAAAGAGGAAAATAAATGTCTTTCTCCCCCTTCCCTCCTAGGGAAGGGGGCTGGGGGGTTAGGTCTCTTGAACAAATCGAGATGCTCCTGAAATCTCTCTCTTGACTGCCGTGACTTAGTTCGATTTTGGACCACCAACTGCTGACTTACAAGGCAAACTCTCGGTATTTAGAGAGGCTATCTTCTCTGAAATCTCCCCTTGTCAGGGAGGTAAACGATTGGCTAAAATGTTGATCCCCATATTTTTTTAGCTTGAATTCATCCAGTTATGAGAAATTGAGATGAGTTGTCACTTAACTGAATTGTTGCTATTTCTTACAGAATAATAAAGAAAGTATTAAGGTGAATTTTTATTGGGGATCGCTTAAACCTATACGGGATAAAGGCTTGATGCCTTTTCTGCGTAAAATCACCTTACATCATAATAGAAACATCATTTGATAGTCCCCCAAGCACCCCTATGAAGACCTCAAATTGCCAATCCTCAGCCTGTCGCCATTGTCGGTTCTATACCCCTGAAGGCCGCAGGGGTGGCAACTGCCAACAACTCGGTGTACTGGTTCGTGGAGGCTGGAAAGCTTGTTCGTTAGCTTTACCTCCTTTTGCTCCTTCGTGGGAGGAGATTAAACCCGATATGATCGTCTTGGAAGACCAACGACTCCGGGTGGAGGGGACTCTATCCCTAGAAAGAGCATTCCACCAGCCTTCAGCCGAGGGACACAAGGCTCAAACCGATTCCGTGGTTGTCTCTACAAACCTCAATAAACCCGATAACGGTGAGCATTTTGTCTCAGTGAGCTAAAGGTCCAAAAAAAATTTGACATTCATGTTCATTTCATAAAAGTTAAACGATCGCAGTATTGGGTTGAATTGCTCAGTATAATTACTCAGTAAATTTTGCTTTTGGGGTTAAATTCCAAAAGCGATCGCAACTTTTAAACATCAGGGGTAAAAACCCGGTTTGGAAATCCAACCGGGTTGCATGATTCAAGGGCAGTGAATGATCTCGGCTATTCAAAAATTATGGCAACCAGGGATACTGACGAAAATCTGGTTGCCGTTTTTCTAGAAACGCTTGTTTTCCTTCCGCCCCTTCCTCTGTCATGTAATACAACATCGTGGCATTCCCCGCCAGTTCCTGTAACCCCGCTTGACCATCACAATCGGCATTAAAGGCAGCTTTCAGACACCGAATGGCGATCGGGCTTTTCTCTAAAATTTCATTCGCCCAGGTGACCCCCTCCGCCTCCAGTTGTTCCACTGGCACCACCGCATTCACCAACCCCATCTCCAACGCTTGGGTGGCATTATATTGCCGACAGAGAAACCAGATTTCCCGC includes:
- the rpoB gene encoding DNA-directed RNA polymerase subunit beta — encoded protein: MNNPTYPAATAFTLPDLVEIQRASFRWFLELGLIEELDSFSPITDYTGKLELHFIGKDYKLKRPKYDVDDAKRRDSTYAVQMYVPTRLINKETGEIKEQEVFIGDLPLMTERGTFIINGAERVIVNQIVRSPGVYYKSETDKNGRRTYNASLIPNRGAWLKFETDKNDLVWVRIDKTRKLSAQVLLKALGLTNNEIFDALRHPEYFQKTIEKEGEFTEEEALMELYKKLRPGEPPTVSGGSQLLESRFFDPKRYDLGRVGRYKLNKKLRLSVPDNVRVLTPQDILTAIDYLINLEFDVGQSDDIDHLGNRRVRSVGELLQNQVRVGLNRLERIIRERMTVSDADSLTPASLVNPKPLVAAIKEFFGSSQLSQFMDQTNPLAELTHKRRLSALGPGGLTRERAGFAVRDIHPSHYGRICPIETPEGPNAGLIGSLATHARVNPYGFIETPFYPVENGRVLRERGALFMTADEEDDLRVAPGDITVDEGGYIQGETVPVRYRQDFTTTTPDQVDYVAVSPVQIISVATSLIPFLEHDDANRALMGSNMQRQAVPLLLPERPLVGTGLEAQAARDSGMVVVSRTDGMVTFVDATKIRVQDPQGREMEYQLQKYQRSNQDTCLNQRPLVFEGDDVVAGQVLADGSSTEGGELALGQNIIVAYMPWEGYNYEDAILISERLVYDDLYTSIHIEKYEIEARQTKLGPEEITREIPNVGEDSLRQLDEGGIIRIGAWVESGDILVGKVTPKGESDQPPEEKLLRAIFGEKARDVRDNSLRVPNGEKGRVVDVRVFTREQGDELPPGANMVVRVYVAQKRKIQVGDKMAGRHGNKGIISRILPIEDMPYLPDGTPLDIVLNPLGVPSRMNVGQVFECLLGWAGQNLGSRFKVVPFDEMHGPEKSRESVHGKLQEARQKTGKDWIFNEDHPGKTLVYDGRTGEAFDRPITVGKAYMLKLVHLVDDKIHARSTGPYSLVTQQPLGGKAQQGGQRFGEMEVWALEAFGAAYTLQELLTVKSDDMQGRNEALNAIVKGKAIPRPGTPESFKVLMRELQSLCLDIAVHKVQTQDDGTSRDVEVDLMADVANRRTPSRPTYESVSREALEEEEEE
- a CDS encoding TatD family hydrolase: MQLIDTHVHINFERFDRDLEAVRERWHEAGVVHLVHSCVTPEEFGTIQGLANRFGEISFAVGLHPLEAHQWSSQLGDRIEELAASEARVVAIGETGLDFYKAENKQQQQEAFIAQLEIAQGLNKAVIIHCRDASEEMAELLQSFWRDRGPVPGVMHCWGGTPEETQWFLDLGFYISFSGIVTFKNAHSIQESARLVPSDRLLVETDCPFLAPVPKRGKRNEPAYVRYVAEQVATLRGVSLETLAAETTENACRLFQLTLKMS
- the rpsT gene encoding 30S ribosomal protein S20 — encoded protein: MANIKSAIKRVQITERNRLRNKSYKSAVRTLIKKCVTSAEQYGSNPTPELKEEIHNRLNAAYSKIDKAVKRGVLHPNNGARKKSNLARVVKQQVLAQSSAS
- the hisD gene encoding histidinol dehydrogenase; translated protein: MLRIITQRAEAQAELRRICDRTHDDQVVHKEATVREVLQAVKRQGDRSLLHYTAEFDGQSLKPEDLRVSGSELDAAYQQVSKELLDAIGLAKQNIEAFHRQRVPKSWVQFGEDEVVLGKRYTPVDRAGLYVPGGRAAYPSTVLMNAIPARVAGVPRIVICTPPGPEKTVNPAVLVAAQEAGIQEIYRVGGAQAIAALAYGTETIPKVDVITGPGNIYVTLAKKQVFGTVGIDSLAGPSEVLIIADSQGNPAHIATDLLAQAEHDPLAAAILITTDAQIARKVVAQVEDQLIDHPRRTLTEKAIAHYGVVIVVDSLQIAAELSNEFAPEHLELEVSDPWDLLEYIRHAGAIFLGNSTPEAVGDYLAGPNHTLPTSGSARYASALGVETFMKHSSLIQYSPKALQKVAGAIDVLTKAEGLPSHGDSVRKRIKDGP
- a CDS encoding universal stress protein produces the protein MISTILVALDGSDLSEQVIATLHNLKLETMTQVILAHVISQPTSDLDVLADRPQVETEDIPYRVIEKKLQSYQEKIPCNTELEIVTGDPAEEIVRLANIYHADLILIGSRGLTGMKRILQGSVSSQVVTDASCSVLVVKPVLSVKGK
- a CDS encoding PspA/IM30 family protein; protein product: MGLFDRISRVVRANLNDIVSKAEDPEKVLEQSIIDMQEDLVQLRQAVASSIANQKRTQKQYEQANNEANTWQSRAQLALQKGDENLAREALVRKKSNAETAAMLKAQLDGQLTQVDNLKRNLIGLESKISEAKTKKNMLKARAQAAKANEQLQNTLGSINTGGSMAAFERMEEKVLQMEARSQAAYEIGGTNLENQFAQLEAGSDVDDELSAMKAQLTGASPAQSQLPSAGESSAPKTAVDDELEQLRSQLNDG
- a CDS encoding PspA/IM30 family protein, which produces MGLFDRIMRVIRANINSLINKAEDPEKILEQTMIEMQEDLIQLRQAVAQAIATQKRTERQYSQAQSTADEWYRRAQLALQKGDENLAREALTRRKSYQDTATGMRTQIDQQTGVVEQLKQNMRALEGKIVEARTKKDLYIARARSAQASERLNEMLGNVGTGNAMAAFEQMEEKVMQLEARSEAVASLGGDDLEKKFASLESGGEVDEELTALKAQISGSNLSLPELQPVSAPRDPEIEGELQKLRDRMDE